The Dehalococcoides mccartyi CG5 genome contains the following window.
GATTTACTCCGTTCAGGTCCTCCCCGTGCCGAGGTTAAAGATGTGGAAACCAGCTGGGAAACAGCAACCGCCAACTACAGTGATTTCCGCATCAAGCATTAACCCGAACTAAACAGGAACAAAGCACTTTAAGTCCAGCGTTCAAGTTCAACGCTGGATGTTTTTATTAACTCCAAATAGTCTGTCTTAATATTCAAGGTACGTGAAACTTCGGTATCCACTTCATAAGGTTCACCGGCAAATATCTTGCCCAAATGCTCAATCTCGCCTTTGGTCGGGTCCCCGTGGCTGGTAAATTTCTGGGTAGCTTCTATAATGCCCATATCAAACGGCAAAGTGAAGTAAAGGTCAGATAAAACCTTTTCAATACCCTGACTGTAAAGTGAATCCCAGCCCGTCTTACCGCTACCGTATTTGCCGGAGGGCAATACCGGCAGCAAATTTGAGATAGAGAAGTTGCCCTTGCCGTTAATAATCTGCAAGGGAGTGACGCTAATCAGAAAATCACTGGACAAGATAACATTCGGCACCCAAAAGGTGGGAACAACCAGAGGCTTGTTCAAAGGGTTATCCACCTCAACCCAGGTGCAATCATTCACATCCAGCAGAACCACTCTTTGAAAGTCGTATGAAAGAGCTTTATAAATGCTCTTCACAGGGGCTCCTCCGGGTGCGCCTTCAAGTATGATAATATCCGCATCACTTATCCTGCGTATGCCGCTAATAATTTTTTGAATAAGTTCGCGGCTGGTGCTGACCGGATATTGCACCGGATAACGGGCACATGGCTTTATAAGGACTCTTCTGGCACGGGAAAGTATCTCCGGTGCCTTAAAATTATATTCGGATGCATTGTATATCAAGAATTTACTCCTGGTTTATCATAATAAGTAATTGGCATGTCAATATTCCGTTGTCTCAGGTCAAACTGCGATTGACATTTTACAGGCACAAGGAACAGGTCAAAATGCCCCTGCCTCAAAAACGCCCCCGACTTGCCGGCTTGGTAAGTCACAAATCGGATACCTCTGTTTATCCTGATATTAAAGCACAAAACCGATGCCTTTATTCCGGCTAAAAAATACTCCGCCAGAGTTTTTACCCGGTTAAGCATCGGCAGTTGGCTTAGCCATATTGCAGCTTTTCCCCAGATATTAACACCCGCCTGTGCATTAGGCACCAAATAACGAATAATACGCCTCCAACCATAAATGCAACTTTGGCAAAACCAAAATTGTAGAAATTTGAGGCATACTATTCATCCTGGGCTAAATCCCGGCCGGAAACTTTTCCCTCTATCTAAGGGATTGGCAATCAATTATCTGCAAGAACATCGGCCGCACTCGCAACCTATTCATTTTAGCACAAAAGTCAAGATTTTCAGCTATATTATTTATAATATTTTTGCAATATTTAATGCCAGACTTATCAGAGTAGGCACAGATGCCCCTGAACCACCCTTAACCTGATAACCATTGTCCTTATCCAGATAAGCAGTTCCAGCAATGTCCAAATGAACCCAAGGCCTGTTTTCAACAAACTCCTCAAGGAACAAAGCCGCCGTACTGGCACCGGCAACCGGACCACCCACGTTTTTAATATCTGCCACGTCACTTTTTATCATTTCTTTATACTCTTCAAAAGTGGGTAACTGCCAGATGCACTCACCCGACTGTTTGGCAGCAGCTACAACCTTGCTGTAAAACTCGTCATTATTAGTAAAACCACCGCTGCAGGCACTGCCGAAAATGCGTGAGCAGGCACCGGTAAGGGTAGCTACATCTACCATTTGTTTAGCTCCCTGTTTGCAGGCATAATCAAGGGCATCAGCCAGTATCAGCCGCCCTTCAGCATCTGTAGAATGGATTTCTACGGTCTTTCCACTGGCCATGCGCAGAA
Protein-coding sequences here:
- a CDS encoding DUF362 domain-containing protein — encoded protein: MIYNASEYNFKAPEILSRARRVLIKPCARYPVQYPVSTSRELIQKIISGIRRISDADIIILEGAPGGAPVKSIYKALSYDFQRVVLLDVNDCTWVEVDNPLNKPLVVPTFWVPNVILSSDFLISVTPLQIINGKGNFSISNLLPVLPSGKYGSGKTGWDSLYSQGIEKVLSDLYFTLPFDMGIIEATQKFTSHGDPTKGEIEHLGKIFAGEPYEVDTEVSRTLNIKTDYLELIKTSSVELERWT